Proteins found in one Lepeophtheirus salmonis chromosome 9, UVic_Lsal_1.4, whole genome shotgun sequence genomic segment:
- the LOC121124652 gene encoding serine/threonine-protein kinase 32A, which produces MGNKSSKKTKSSTPQEIVKFDDFEILRAIGRGSFGKVCLVERRDNDQLFAMKYVNKEACIRNEAVKNVVAEVELLQNLDHPFIVSLWFTFQDSEDLFIILEPLLGGDLRYHLCNGYSKFHEDSVAPLLIEIASALDYLRTKNIVHRDVKPENILLDEMGHAHLTDFNIAIQLSGPDGTTNGLSGTKPYMAPEVFNAGVNPSKGYSFAVDWWSLGVTIFEIIAGHRPVEIHSRTSLSAIISLINEDRIKYPSSWSHSFIKCISNLLSLSPTKRTSNYTTLLRSSYLHSIQIDSSKTTPNSFVPDKTGLNCDPTYELEEMIIESKPLHKKKKRLQREKSKLLLSASSTNRMTSSFHSHDSMTWNDFREFPTYNREWERYQLHLAEKERLWEEELKKLMDTSSAVAVATVNTHTKT; this is translated from the exons ATGGGAAATAAGAGCTCCAAAAAGACCAAATCCTCAACCCCTCAAGAAATTGTCAAATTTGATGACTTTGAGATACTTCGTGCCATTGGTCGCGGATCCTTTGGGAAGGTGTGTCTCGTGGAGAGGAGGGACAATGATCAACTTTTTGCAATGAAATATGTGAATAAAGAGGCATGTATCCGGAACGAAGCCGTCAAAAACGTTGTTGCAGAGGTGGAGCTTCTCCAAAACTTGGATCATCCCTTTATAGTGAGCCTTTGGTTTACATTTCAAGACTCGGAGgatctttttatcattttggaaCCGCTTTTAGGTGGGGATTTAAG ataTCACTTGTGTAATGGGTATTCCAAGTTCCATGAGGACTCTGTTGCACCCCTCTTGATTGAGATTGCTTCTGCTTTAGATTACCTCAGAACGAAAAATATTGTACATCGGGACGTGAAGCCggaaaatattcttttagaCGAAATGGGCCATGCCCATTTGACAGATTTCAATATTGCTATTCAACTTTCTGGACCAG ATGGAACAACGAACGGACTTTCTGGGACCAAACCCTATATGGCACCTGAAGTATTTAACGCAGGCGTTAATCCTTCCAAAGGTTATTCCTTCGCAGTGGATTGGTGGAGCTTGGGCGTGACCATATTCGAGATCATTGCTGGGCATCGACCTGTTGAAATACATTCCCGTACATCTCTCTCTGCAATCATCAGCTTAATTAATG aagACCGGATCAAATACCCCTCTTCCTGGTCACACAGCTTTATCAAATGTATTTCCAATCTTCTTTCCTTGTCACCAACGAAACGGACTTCCAACTACACGACTCTCCTTCGTTCTTCCTATCTTCACTCCATCCAGATAGACTCCTCAAAAACTACTCCAAATTCCTTCGTTCCTGATAAAACTGGACTTAACTGTGACCCCACCTATGAACTTGAAGAAATGATTATTGAGTCTAAGCCTCTACATAAGAAAAAGAAGCGCCTCCAAAGAGAAAAGTCCAAACTTCTCCTCTCCGCCTCCTCTACAAATCGCATGACTTCCTCTTTCCACTCGCATGACTCTATGACATGGAATGACTTTCGGGAATTTCCGACTTATAACAGGGAATGGGAGAGATATCAGCTTCATCTGGCAGAGAAGGAAAGACTTTGGgaggaggagttaaaaaaattgatggataCATCTTCGGCTGTAGCAGTTGCAACTGTTAATACTCATACTAAAACATGA